The region TACTGCGCGTCGCTCCATTGCTTGGCCACATCGGACAGGTGTTTCAAGGCCTGCGTGCTGCCCAGCGCTTCACCGTGCGGTTCCATCTTGCGCAGGGTGGTCATGATGTCTTCGCGCAGCGACATGGTCTCGTAGGTCTTCGGGTGCGTGATGGCGCCGTCCAGGCCGAAGCGGCAGGCCTGGAAGCGGTTGTAGTTGTACACCAGGTAATCGTCTTCCACCGGCGGCGTTTCTTTGCGTTCCAGCAGGTAGCGGCACAGCGCCTGCAGGTAGGCAGCCAGCGCGGCCGCGCGTTCCACCGTCAAAGGCGTGTCGCACACGCGCAGTTCGATGGTGCCGAATTCCGGCTTGGGGCGGATGTCCCAGTAAAAATCCTTCATGCTTTTGATGATGCCGGTGTTTTCCATCTTGGCGAAATACTCGTTCGAGAACTGGTCCCAGCTCAAGGTGAACGGCGCGCGTCCGCTCATCGGAAACGCGAACACGGAATTCAGACGGGCCGAATCGAACAGCGTGTCGCGTCCCTGCACATAGGGCGAAGACGCCGACAGGGCAATGAAGTGGGGGATATAGCGGTTCAGCGAGTGCAGCAAAAACATGGCGTCGTCGCCCGAGGCGCAGCCGATATGCACGTGCTGGCCGAAGATGGTGAACTGCTTGGCCAGGTAGCCGTACAGTTCCGAGATCTCCTGGAAGCGCGCCTTGGAAAAGATCTTTTGCGACGACCATTGCTGGAACGGGTGGGTGCCGCCGCCGGCGATGCCGATATTGAGCTTGTCGCCGGCCGTGATCAGGGTGTCGCGGATTTCCTGCAGCTGCGCCAGCAGCGGTTCATGGTGGGTGTGCACGCTCGAATTAATCTCGATCATGCTTTCGGTGATTTCGGGCGTCACATTGCCGGGAAACGGTTTTTTTCCCAGCAAATGCAGCAGGTCGGGGCTGGCCGCCGTCAGGTCGTAATCCGACAGGTTGACCAGTTGCAGTTCGAGTTCGACGCCGAAGGTCAGCGCGGCCGATTGGCCAAAGGGTTCCAGCGGCATTTAGCGCTCCTTGATTTCATGGGTTTCTTTTGCCAGCATCAGCACGCGCTGCACCAGCACGGGGCCGAGCAGTTCGAGCATCAGCGTGATGGCGGCCAGCGCATTCAATTCGTCGCCGAAGTTCACGCCCAGCTGGCGTGCGTGTTCCAGCAGCAGGATGATGAAGACGGAGACGGGTGTCAGCGCCACGCCGGTCAGGATGCCCTTGCGCCACGAGATGCCGCTGACATGCGAGAACGCCGCCACGCCCACCACCTTGGTCAGCAGGCGGCCTGCGATCACGGCGCCGGCCAGCGCCGCGCCGGCCGTCACGCTGGACCATTCCAGGGTCGAGGCGGCGTACACAAACAGCAGCACGGTCAGCAGTTCGCCCAGCGCGCCGAAATTGCGCTGCGCCTGGCTGAAGGCCACGCGGCGGTGGCGCGCCACCAGGCCGAAGGTGAGGGTGGCCAGCAGCGGCGACAGGCTGGTGGTGTAGGTCAGCGCGACCAGCAGCATCACGGACAAGGCAAACGCCACGGTGGCGTCCTGCGCCATATTGCCCAGGCGGCGCAGCATGGCCGGCACCACGATGCCGAACACGGTGCCGGCGGCCACCGAGGCGGCCAGCACGGCGGCGCTGCTGCTGGTCGCCTCGATCAGGTCGGTCGAGCTGTGGAACATCCAGAAGCCGACGATGATATTGAAGGTGAACACGGCCAGCACGCAGTTGAGCGCCGTCAGGTGCACCAGGCGCTCCGTCACCTGGCCCGAGCTGCGTTCTTCATTGATGACGCGCATGATGGTGGCCGGCGAGGTCGACATCGACAGGGACGCCAGCAGCAGCGCCGTCATGCGCGAGGTGTCGAATTCGAGCGCGATGAAATACACAATGGCGAAGGTGCCCAGCGCTTCGACCAGGCCGGCCACGGCGATCCAGGGATTGTTCTTCAGCCAGCGCAAATTGATGCGGTAGCCGACCTCGAACAGGATCAGGCCAAAGGCCACGTCGGCCAGCACCAGCATCGGGCCGGCGTCCGTCTGTGGCAGGATGCCGACCTGCGCCTGGGCCAGGATAAAGCCGATCACGCCATAAAAGCTGATGCGCGGCAGGCCGGTCCAGCGGTGGCCGAATTCGCCGATGACCCAGGCCACCGTGATGGCGAACGGCCAGGACAGGTCGGCGGCGATAGCGAGAAGACTTTGCATGCTGATTCCTTTGTAGTAGCGCCGTCACCGGCCGGCAGCGTCAAGGCTGGCGCGGCAAAAACATGGTGCAGCGGTAGTGCATGTGTTGCGCAGACGTTAATGCGTACTTCCTGATGCGCCGATTCTACCGGAGCAGGAAGCGCGCGCGATGTTCGCAATCGAACGGTGAGGCGGCCATGGCGGCCGCGCACGGGGTGCTGCATGGGGGCGGAAACAGGTCCGCCCGGTGATGTCGTGCAGCAGTGTACGGCATGGCGGCCCGCTACCGCCATGGACTTTTTGTTATACGGCCTTGGTGACTTGTTTATTTGCTGAGCAAACGCATGCCCCGTTCCAGGCCGTCGATCGACAGCGGGAACATGCGGTCGTTCATCAGCTGGCGCATCACGCCGATCGACTGGCGGTACTGCCACAGGCCTTCCTGCTCCGGATTGAGCCAGATGAATTTCGGGAACGCGGCCGTGAATCGCGCCAGCCAGGTGGAACCCGCTTCCTCGTTGTTGTACTCGACCGAGCCGCCCGGGTGCAGGATTTCATAAGGGCTCATGGTGGCGTCGCCGACGAAAATGAGCTTGGTGTCGGCCGGATATTTGCGCAGCACGTCCCAGGTGGGGAAACGCTCGGCGTTGCGGCGCCGGTTGTTCTTCCACAGATAATCGTAGACGCAGTTATGGAAGTAGTAGAACTCCATGTTCTTGAATTCCGTCTTCGCCGCCGAGAACAGTTCCTCGGTGCGCTCGATATGGTCGTCCATGCTGCCGCCCACGTCGAACAGCATCAG is a window of Janthinobacterium sp. J1-1 DNA encoding:
- a CDS encoding YbdK family carboxylate-amine ligase: MPLEPFGQSAALTFGVELELQLVNLSDYDLTAASPDLLHLLGKKPFPGNVTPEITESMIEINSSVHTHHEPLLAQLQEIRDTLITAGDKLNIGIAGGGTHPFQQWSSQKIFSKARFQEISELYGYLAKQFTIFGQHVHIGCASGDDAMFLLHSLNRYIPHFIALSASSPYVQGRDTLFDSARLNSVFAFPMSGRAPFTLSWDQFSNEYFAKMENTGIIKSMKDFYWDIRPKPEFGTIELRVCDTPLTVERAAALAAYLQALCRYLLERKETPPVEDDYLVYNYNRFQACRFGLDGAITHPKTYETMSLREDIMTTLRKMEPHGEALGSTQALKHLSDVAKQWSDAQYLRKQYNLQGSAEGMVDSAIRCFRGEPMNY
- a CDS encoding cation:proton antiporter — translated: MQSLLAIAADLSWPFAITVAWVIGEFGHRWTGLPRISFYGVIGFILAQAQVGILPQTDAGPMLVLADVAFGLILFEVGYRINLRWLKNNPWIAVAGLVEALGTFAIVYFIALEFDTSRMTALLLASLSMSTSPATIMRVINEERSSGQVTERLVHLTALNCVLAVFTFNIIVGFWMFHSSTDLIEATSSSAAVLAASVAAGTVFGIVVPAMLRRLGNMAQDATVAFALSVMLLVALTYTTSLSPLLATLTFGLVARHRRVAFSQAQRNFGALGELLTVLLFVYAASTLEWSSVTAGAALAGAVIAGRLLTKVVGVAAFSHVSGISWRKGILTGVALTPVSVFIILLLEHARQLGVNFGDELNALAAITLMLELLGPVLVQRVLMLAKETHEIKER